Proteins co-encoded in one Triplophysa dalaica isolate WHDGS20190420 chromosome 16, ASM1584641v1, whole genome shotgun sequence genomic window:
- the LOC130438015 gene encoding lysozyme g-like yields the protein MHFWRHHEIDTTGASEMTTKQDDLTGVEASQKLAENDLARMEKYKSLIIKVGKAKKMEPAVIAAIISRESKAGAVLKDGWGDHGNGFGLMQIDKRYHTPVGAWDSEKHLTQATAILIDNCQALKAKFHQWSPEQQFKGGISAYNAGVKNVRSYEYMDLGTTGDDYGNDVVARAQWFKSKGYCL from the exons atgcatttttGGAGACATCATGAAATAGACACTACGGGAGCATCGGAGATGACAACAAAACAGGACGATTTaactg GTGTTGAAGCCTCTCAAAAACTGGCGGAGAATGATCTGGCCCGAATGGAGAAATACAAGAGTTTGATCATTAAAGTTGGCAAAGCAAAGAAGATGGAACCAGCTGTGATCGCCGCCATCATATCCAGAGAGTCCAAAGCTGGAGCTGTGCTGAAGGACGGGTGGGGTGACCATGGCAATGGGTTCGGCCTCATGCAG ATTGACAAACGCTACCACACTCCAGTCGGTGCATGGGACAGTGAGAAGCATCTCACACAAGCAACCGCTATACTCATTGACAACTGTCAAGCATTAAAAGCCAAATTTCATCAGTGGTCTCCAGAGCAGCAGTTTAAAG GAGGAATATCCGCTTACAATGCAGGTGTAAAGAACGTCCGGTCATATGAGTATATGGACCTGGGCACCACTGGAGATGATTATGGGAATGATGTTGTTGCCAGAGCCCAGTGGTTCAAAAGCAAGGGTTACTGTTTGTGA
- the LOC130437949 gene encoding lysozyme g-like, whose translation MACIYGDILKIDTTGASEMTAKQDKLTAKGVEASQKLAENDLARMEKYKSLIIKVGKAKQMEPAVIAAIISRESRAGAVLKDGWGDKGNGFGLMQVDKRHHSLKGTWDSEEHFTQGTEILINSIKQIKANFPKWTKEQCFKGGISAYNAGVGNVRTYQNMDVGTTGNDYANDVVARAKWYNGKGY comes from the exons ATGG CATGTATTTATGGAGACATCCTGAAAATAGACACTACTGGAGCATCAGAGATGACAGCAAAACAGGACAAATTAACTGCAAAGG GTGTTGAAGCATCTCAAAAACTGGCTGAGAATGATCTGGCCCGAATGGAGAAATACAAGAGTTTGATCATTAAAGTTGGCAAAGCAAAGCAAATGGAGCCGGCTGTGATCGCCGCCATCATATCCAGAGAGTCCAGAGCTGGAGCTGTACTGAAGGATGGGTGGGGTGACAAAGGCAATGGGTTCGGCCTCATGCAG GTTGACAAACGCCATCACAGTCTCAAAGGCACATGGGACAGTGAGGAGCATTTCACACAAGGAACTGAAATACTTATTAACTCGattaaacaaatcaaagcaAACTTTCCCAAATGGACAAAAGAACAATGCTTTAAAG GAGGAATTTCAGCTTACAACGCAGGTGTGGGGAATGTTCGTACATATCAAAATATGGACGTTGGCACAACAGGAAATGATTATGCTAATGATGTTGTAGCCAGAGCCAAGTGGTACAATGGAAAGGGTTACTGA